The proteins below come from a single Maylandia zebra isolate NMK-2024a linkage group LG23, Mzebra_GT3a, whole genome shotgun sequence genomic window:
- the lrrc66 gene encoding leucine rich repeat containing 66 — protein MAAPQGPFLAAVLVLVSSLLCSSSSPACLQSCTCQSAFLLNCSSAGLSSVPQHIQDSVTELDFSHNLLKSVTFHQPHYNLRSVWLGNNSITRLSLCTGRNLGGQHRRDKYRSRPWTRRKCVSWAPTLQLLSVEMNQLRQLPEGLEGIESLEVLQLSFNRISTLRLGELSHLQQLKELHLQHNLITSLHPQMFQDLPQLKVLDLSFNMLTSIHPLMYLTLQNIGTEVRLLGNRWQCDCRMHSLRRRIAFDSNRGLQVWSIMCASPSTLSGRDLLQLQDDELNCLSTGNIPELHQDVTVHRGSEILLSCSAEDSVWWTPNGQMSVNQSDGGLLISDITESDTGLYVCVSKEKQVVSVFNLQISKIGGARRKPRSLSETSQYIIQAGPTKSVRNGTSPGAGAVTQSDLALAVCLSIFITFLIAFILGVLARPCIDALWKRVTEKNINTRSRETNSAVSVEQTQYDNEAFSTGEELERTGHHRERRVTFTTVDYREHGNVQYYDTVVSGNPESINNDVVIDCEVSEAQNIKHTPEDSGNESSSHQSNSEGRLNDGRDHTTAGHRHNMEFEPIPDPVELEEKRSLSSSSSDSSLSEKEFKEHHTMPKAPKVTKDPFQQKTDFSILTKEEVPQRSLEGKSKMPGFTSEPWSPHTTDPGYLEENEELFEFSDSVQSPSPRSGSIIGSSNKSKLTVATPSKKHKRDSVSSSSSNSSEDESTLYKANSDQQIKPAVKPEHSFSSDSSDSDKEPDQHTVKLEIDKDSTVKVKPKPRTKWHDVYSDTSQSKNLDAKAPSLSIRDSSSSSSDSEADSKVHSSIDRKSQIKEHSHITAPLPESNSSSRSMRKDSDIKEPSSASSSSSSSESDDEAGHKVQQVPGKLGIPPCPFKESQTKSPDPNAKWPTIDLLHIPHIKRRLDIKASSVAVGSDTTSSSESEEETTKHIKKQEQGGIYMPIVPNRSSQKINQEDNIRRPAIPPERPRSIKKDLDLKEPSSASSSSSSSESDDEAGHKVQQVPGKLGIPPRPFKESQTKSPDPNAKWPTIDLLHIPHIKRRLDIKAPSVAVGSDTTSSSESEEETTKHIKKQEQGGIYMPIVPDRSSQKINQEDNIRRPAIPPERPRSIKKDLDLKEPSSASSSSSSSESDDEAGHKVQQSPGKLDIPPRPFKESQTKSPDPNAKWPTIDLLHIPHIKRRLDIKAPSKESDTSSSSDSEEETTKHIKKQEQGGIYMPIVPNRSSQKINQEDNIRRPAIPPERPRSIKKDLDLKEPSSASSSSSSSESDDEAGHKGQQSPGKLGIPPLPFKESQTKSPDPNAKWPTIDLLHIPHIKRRLDIKASSVAVGSDTTSSSESEEETTKHIKKQVQGGIYMPIVPDRSSQKINQEDNIRRPAIPPECPRSIKKDLDIKEPSSASSSSSSSESDDEAGHKGQQSPGKLGIPPRPFKESQTRSPDPNAKWPTIDLLHIPHIKRRLDIKAPSKESDTSSSSDSEEETTKHIKKQEQGGIYMPIVPNRSSQKINQEDNIQRPAIPPERPRSIKKDSDAKEPSSASSSSSSSESDDEAGHKGQQSPGKLGIPPRPFKESQTRSPDPNAKWPTIDLLHIPHIKRCLDIKAPSVDSDTSSSSDSEEETVKKQDHGAVHIPILPNRSSQKASREHDIRRPAIPPERPRSIKKDSDIKEPSSASSSSSSSESDDEAGHKVQQVPGKLGIPPRPFRESQTKSPDPNAKWPTIDLLHIPHIKRRLDIKAPSKESDTSSSSDSEEETTKHIKKQEQGGIYMPIVPNRSSQKINQEDNIRRPAIPPERPRSIKKDSDIKEPSSASSSSSSSESDDEAGHKVQQVPGKLGIPPRPFRESQTKSPDPNAKWPTIDLLHIPHIKRRLDIKASSVAVGSDTTSSSESEEETTKHIKKQEQGGIYMPIVPDRSSQKINQEDNIRRSAIPPECPRSIKKDLDIKEPSSASSSSSSSESDDEAGHKGQQSPGKLGIPPRPFKESQTKSPDPNAKWPTIDLLHIPHIKRRLDIKAPSKESDTSSSSDSEEETTKHIKKQEQGGIYMPIVPNRSSQKINQEDNIRRPAIPPERPRSIKKDSDIKEPSSASSSSSSSESDDEAGHKVQQVPGKLGIPPRPFRESQTKSPDPNAKWPNIDLLHIPRVKRRLDIKAPSVDSDTSSSSDSEEETTKHIKKQEQEDIYSPRQETDLLYTKTQYVHHTADIKSVLSTSESSSSSDSEDEKRGQTKKQSLGSTGFQQSQTKRHDPIYTSSSSDEEGMEDLRNRPVAIKPDSRLPEIGLSTIPYVKKHLDIKTRSPKSSSSSDESEGRTTDQPVKMASNLGSPTSTLFKLPHISKKDSNITLEKYVVITDELTENRKDNFSTTPEINSELQSRWATMNLGFSQFRKRLEITSPSSQPSKYPSSPLPDSSSLNPENKHVKPSDSSSSSSSSEDEITENRAPPGMTYVDFPIYKRSIMKTSSLSDSSFSPSGKTQMVNVAQESEKDRNSSLAPKRVSSLSFEDEVRRRTEQRHNANADIPPEIKWTGVGHHLSKISTPALKTGLNTTPPQQASPAKPELPQLYSSSIKSDVKIKQDSWKSDVKPTHKFSSISANSTSSASGGALHRLYNSPNTTYENPSPILLSDRKERKGLSALKVMSSERKMWDTVDFSGDVSPTADDHSPQVDTGVYYRKSKPDIKPLPRSNPSASPDERRATDLLYDLPRYRSHDIKPPQVAPPPIPVTLPPEEAVGLTGQ, from the exons GGATCTCAACTCTACGACTGGGAGAACTTAGCCATCTTCAGCAACTGAAAGAGTTACACTTACAACATAACCTCATCACAAGTCTCCATCCACAGATGTTTCAGGATTTACCACAGCTCAAA GTCCTAGATCTGAGCTTCAACATGTTGACCAGCATCCATCCTTTAATGTACCTCACCCTGCAAAACATTGGAACAGAAGTTAGGCTGCTTGGAAACAGGTGGCAGTGTGACTGCAGGATGCACAGTCTAAGACGGCGGATAGCCTTTGACAGCAACAGAGGCCTGCAGGTCTGGAGCATCATGTGTGCTTCTCCATCCACCCTCTCAGGCAGAGATCTGCTTCAGCTGCAGGATGATGAACTGAACTGCCTCAGTACTGGTAACATCCCAGAGCTCCATCAGGATGTGACAGTCCACAGGGGCTCTGAGATACTGCTGTCCTGTTCAGCAGAAG ACTCAGTGTGGTGGACGCCCAATGGTCAAATGTCTGTGAACCAGTCTGATGGTGGTCTGCTCATCAGTGACATCACAGAGAGTGACACgggactgtatgtgtgtgtgtctaaagaAAAACAGGTTGTGTCTGTTTTTAACCTCCAAATCAGTAAAATAGGTGGTGCAAGAAGAAAACCTAGAAGTTTGTCTGAAACCAGCCAATACATAATCCAAGCAGGCCCCACAAAGAGTGTACGTAATGGGACAAGTCCAGGAGCTGGAGCAGTTACTCAGTCTGACTTGGCACTGGCTGTGTGTCTATCTATTTTCATCACATTTCTAATTGCCTTTATCCTTGGAGTCCTTGCAAGACCGTGTATTGATGCTCTTTGGAAAAGAGTCACCGAAAAGAACATCAATACACGGTCCCGTGAAACTAACTCTGCAGTCTCTGTAGAACAAACACAATATGACAATGAGGCCTTTTCCACTGGAGAGGAACTAGAAAGGACAGGACATCACAGGGAAAGGAGAGTCACATTTACCACTGTAGACTACAGAGAACATGGCAACGTACAGTACTATGATACTGTAGTCAGTGGCAATCCGGAAAGCATCAATAATGATGTAGTGATTGATTGTGAAGTTAGTGAGGCTCAGAATATTAAACATACTCCTGAAGATTCAGGAAATGAAAGTAGCTCACATCAGAGCAATTCAGAGGGTAGACTAAATGATGGCAGAGATCACACTACTGCTGGACATAGGCACAACATGGAGTTTGAACCCATCCCAGATCCTGTTGAACTAGAGGAAAAGAGAAGCCTATCTTCTTCAAGCTCTGATTCTTCACTATCTGAAAAAGAATTCAAAGAGCACCACACAATGCCTAAGGCTCCTAAGGTGACAAAGGACCCTTttcaacagaaaactgatttctCAATACTTACAAAAGAAGAGGTGCCACAAAGATCACTAGAAGGCAAAAGTAAAATGCCTGGATTTACCTCTGAGCCATGGTCACCACACACAACAGACCCTGGTTATTTAGAGGAGAATGAAGAACTATTTGAATTTAGTGATTCTGTTCAAAGTCCATCTCCCAGGTCAGGCAGTATAATTGGTTCTTCTAATAAGTCAAAACTTACTGTGGCAACCCCTTCCAAAAAACACAAGCGGGATTCTGTGTCCAGTTCCAGCTCAAACAGCAGTGAGGATGAGTCTACACTTTACAAAGCCAACTCTGACCAGCAAATCAAGCCTGCAGTGAAACCAGAGCACTCGTTTTCCTCCGATTCCAGTGACAGTGATAAGGAGCCAGACCAGCACACAGTTAAGCTAGAAATTGATAAAGATAGCACAGTGAAAGTTAAACCAAAGCCGCGGACAAAGTGGCATGATGTCTATTCGGATACCAgtcagagtaagaatctggatGCCAAAGCACCTTCACTATCTATAAGAGATTCATCCTCTTCCAGCAGTGACAGTGAAGCAGATTCCAAAGTACACTCAAGTATAGACAGAAAAAGCCAAATCAAAGAGCATTCACACATCACTGCTCCATTACCGGAGTCAAATTCATCTTCCAGAAGCATGAGGAAAGATTCAGATATCAAAGAACCTTCATCAGCCTCTAGTTCATCTTCTAGTAGTGAAAGTGATGATGAAGCAGGCCACAAAGTGCAGCAGGTTCCAGGAAAGTTGGGCATTCCACCCTGCCCATTCAAAGAATCTCAAACAAAGAGTCCTGATCCAAATGCAAAGTGGCCTACCATTGATCTTCTACACATTCCTCACATTAAGCGGCGCCTAGATATCAAAGCATCATCAGTAGCAGTAGGTTCTGACACAACTTCTAGCAGTGAAAGTGAGGAGGAAACAACGAAACACATAAAGAAACAGGAGCAAGGAGGTATATATATGCCAATTGTTCCAAATAGGTCATctcaaaaaataaatcaagagGATAATATTCGAAGGCCTGCCATTCCTCCTGAGCGTCCCAGGAGTATCAAGAAAGATTTAGATCTCAAAGAACCTTCATCAGCCTCTAGTTCATCTTCTAGTAGTGAAAGTGATGATGAAGCAGGCCACAAAGTGCAGCAGGTTCCAGGAAAGTTGGGCATTCCACCCCGCCCATTCAAAGAATCTCAAACAAAGAGTCCTGATCCAAATGCAAAGTGGCCTACCATTGATCTTCTACACATTCCTCACATTAAGCGGCGCCTAGATATCAAAGCACCATCAGTAGCAGTAGGTTCTGACACAACTTCTAGCAGTGAAAGTGAGGAGGAAACAACGAAACACATAAAGAAACAGGAGCAAGGAGGTATATATATGCCAATTGTTCCAGACAGGTCATctcaaaaaataaatcaagagGATAATATTCGAAGGCCTGCCATTCCTCCTGAGCGTCCCAGGAGTATCAAGAAAGATTTAGATCTCAAAGAACCTTCATCAGCCTCTAGTTCATCTTCTAGTAGTGAAAGTGATGATGAAGCAGGCCACAAAGTGCAGCAGAGTCCAGGAAAGTTGGACATTCCACCCCGCCCATTCAAAGAATCTCAAACAAAGAGTCCTGATCCAAATGCAAAGTGGCCTACCATTGATCTTCTACACATTCCTCACATTAAACGCCGCCTAGATATCAAAGCACCATCAAAAGAATCTGACACATCTTCTAGCAGTGACAGTGAGGAGGAAACAACGAAACACATAAAGAAACAGGAGCAAGGAGGTATATATATGCCAATTGTTCCAAACAGGTCATctcaaaaaataaatcaagagGATAATATTCGAAGGCCTGCCATTCCTCCTGAGCGTCCCAGGAGTATCAAGAAAGATTTAGATCTCAAAGAACCTTCATCAGCCTCTAGTTCATCTTCTAGTAGTGAAAGTGATGATGAAGCAGGCCACAAAGGGCAGCAGAGTCCAGGAAAGTTGGGCATTCCACCCCTCCCATTCAAAGAATCTCAAACAAAGAGTCCTGATCCAAATGCAAAGTGGCCTACCATTGATCTTCTACACATTCCTCACATTAAGCGGCGCCTAGATATCAAAGCATCATCAGTAGCAGTAGGTTCTGACACAACTTCTAGCAGTGAAAGTGAGGAGGAAACAACGAAACACATAAAGAAACAGGTGCAAGGAGGTATATATATGCCAATTGTTCCAGACAGGTCATctcaaaaaataaatcaagagGATAATATTCGAAGGCCTGCCATTCCTCCTGAGTGTCCCAGGAGTATCAAGAAAGATTTAGATATCAAAGAACCTTCATCAGCCTCTAGTTCATCTTCTAGTAGTGAAAGTGATGATGAAGCAGGCCACAAAGGGCAGCAGAGTCCAGGAAAGTTGGGCATTCCACCCCGCCCATTCAAAGAATCTCAAACAAGGAGTCCTGATCCAAATGCAAAGTGGCCTACCATTGATCTTCTACACATTCCTCACATTAAACGCCGCTTAGATATCAAAGCACCATCAAAAGAATCTGACACATCTTCTAGCAGTGACAGTGAGGAGGAAACAACGAAACACATAAAGAAACAGGAGCAAGGAGGTATATATATGCCAATTGTTCCAAACAGGTCATCTCAAAAAATAAACCAAGAGGATAATATTCAAAGGCCTGCCATTCCTCCTGAGCGTCCCAGGAGTATCAAGAAAGATTCAGATGCCAAAGAACCTTCATCAGCCTCTAGTTCATCTTCTAGTAGTGAAAGTGATGATGAAGCAGGCCACAAAGGGCAGCAGAGTCCAGGAAAGTTGGGCATTCCACCCCGCCCATTCAAAGAATCTCAAACAAGGAGTCCTGATCCAAATGCAAAGTGGCCTACCATTGATCTTCTACACATTCCTCACATTAAGCGGTGCCTAGATATCAAAGCACCATCTGTAGATTCGGACACATCTTCTAGCAGTGAcagtgaggaggaaacagtaaagaaacaagACCATGGAGCTGTACATATTCCAATTCTTCCAAATCGGTCATCTCAAAAAGCCAGTCGTGAGCATGACATAAGAAGGCCTGCCATTCCTCCTGAGCGTCCCAGGAGTATCAAGAAAGATTCAGATATCAAAGAACCTTCATCAGCCTCTAGTTCATCTTCTAGTAGTGAAAGTGATGATGAAGCAGGCCACAAAGTGCAGCAGGTTCCAGGAAAGTTGGGCATTCCACCCCGCCCATTCAGAGAATCTCAAACAAAGAGTCCTGATCCAAATGCAAAGTGGCCTACCATTGATCTTCTACACATTCCTCACATTAAACGCCGCCTAGATATCAAAGCACCATCAAAAGAATCTGACACATCTTCTAGCAGTGACAGTGAGGAGGAAACAACGAAACACATAAAGAAACAGGAGCAAGGAGGTATATATATGCCAATTGTTCCAAACAGGTCATctcaaaaaataaatcaagagGATAATATTCGAAGGCCTGCCATTCCTCCTGAGCGTCCCAGGAGTATCAAGAAAGATTCCGATATCAAAGAACCTTCATCAGCCTCTAGTTCATCTTCTAGTAGTGAAAGTGATGATGAAGCAGGCCACAAAGTGCAGCAGGTTCCAGGAAAGTTGGGCATTCCACCCCGCCCATTCAGAGAATCTCAAACAAAGAGTCCTGATCCAAATGCAAAGTGGCCTACCATTGATCTTCTACACATTCCTCACATTAAACGCCGCCTAGATATCAAAGCATCATCAGTAGCAGTAGGTTCTGACACAACTTCTAGCAGTGAAAGTGAGGAGGAAACAACGAAACACATAAAGAAACAGGAGCAAGGAGGTATATATATGCCAATTGTTCCAGACAGGTCATctcaaaaaataaatcaagagGATAATATTCGAAGGTCTGCCATTCCTCCTGAGTGTCCCAGGAGTATCAAGAAAGATTTAGATATCAAAGAACCTTCATCAGCCTCTAGTTCATCTTCTAGTAGTGAAAGTGATGATGAAGCAGGCCACAAAGGGCAGCAGAGTCCAGGAAAGTTGGGCATTCCACCCCGCCCATTCAAAGAATCTCAAACAAAGAGTCCTGATCCAAATGCAAAGTGGCCTACCATTGATCTTCTACACATTCCTCACATTAAACGCCGCTTAGATATCAAAGCACCATCAAAAGAATCTGACACATCTTCTAGCAGTGACAGTGAGGAGGAAACAACGAAACACATAAAGAAACAGGAGCAAGGAGGTATATATATGCCAATTGTTCCAAACAGGTCATctcaaaaaataaatcaagagGATAATATTCGAAGGCCTGCCATTCCTCCTGAGCGTCCCAGGAGTATCAAGAAAGATTCAGATATCAAAGAACCTTCATCAGCCTCTAGTTCATCTTCTAGTAGTGAAAGTGATGATGAAGCAGGCCACAAAGTGCAGCAGGTTCCAGGAAAGTTGGGCATTCCACCCCGCCCATTCAGAGAATCTCAAACAAAGAGTCCCGATCCAAATGCAAAGTGGCCTAACATTGATCTTCTACACATTCCTCGAGTTAAGCGGCGCCTAGATATCAAAGCACCATCAGTAGATTCTGACACATCTTCTAGCAGTGACAGTGAGGAGGAAACAACGAAACACATAAAGAAACAGGAGCAAGAAGATATATATAGTCCAAGGCAAGAAACTGATTTGCTTTACACAAAAACCCAATATGTTCATCATACTGCAGACATCAAATCAGTATTATCAACTTCTGAGTCATCTTCAAGTAGTGACAGTGAAGATGAAAAAAGGGGCCAGACAAAGAAGCAGAGTTTGGGCTCAACGGGGTTTCAACAATCTCAAACCAAACGTCATGATCCTATTTACACATCAAGCAGCTCAGATGAGGAGGGGATGGAAGATTTAAGAAACCGCCCAGTTGCAATTAAACCAGATTCAAGATTGCCTGAAATAGGCCTCAGCACTATCCCCTATGTCAAAAAGCATCTGGATATCAAGACACGTTCACCTAAGTCCTCCTCCAGCAGTGATGAGAGTGAAGGTCGGACTACAGACCAGCCTGTTAAAATGGCTAGCAACTTAGGCTCTCCAACTTCTACACTGTTTAAGCTTCCTCACATTTCAAAGAAAGATTCCAATATTACATTAGAAAAGTATGTTGTTATAACAGATGAGTTGACGGAAAATCGAAAAGACAACTTCAGCACAACACCAGAGATAAACTCTGAGCTCCAGTCACGATGGGCCACAATGAATCTTGGTTTTTCCCAATTTAGAAAGCGCCTTGAAATCACATCACCAAGTTCTCAACCATCCAAATATCCCTCATCACCTCTGCCAGACTCCTCTTCTCTGAATCCTGAAAACAAACATGTGAAACCCTCTGATTCCtcttccagcagcagcagcagtgaagATGAGATAACAGAAAATAGAGCTCCTCCAGGCATGACATATGTTGACTTTCCAATCTATAAGCGTTCAATTATGAAAACTTCATCGCTATCTGATAGTTCTTTCTCCCCCAGTGGCAAGACCCAAATGGTAAATGTTGCACAGGAAAGTGAAAAGGACAGAAATTCATCACTTGCTCCAAAGAGAGTATCCAGTCTGAGCTTTGAGGATGAAGTAAGGAGAaggactgaacaaagacacaatgCAAATGCAGATATACCACCAGAGATAAAATGGACTGGTGTTGGTCATCATCTGTCTAAAATCTCTACACCAGCACTAAAGACGGGTCTGAATACAACACCTCCACAGCAGGCTTCACCTGCAAAACCAGAACTTCCCCAGCTGTACTCCTCCAGCATCAAAAGTGACGTTAAAATAAAGCAAGACAGTTGGAAATCAGATGTAAAGCCAACACATAAATTCTCATCCATTAGTGCCAATAGTACTTCTTCTGCATCCGGAGGTGCTCTTCACAGGCTTTACAACTCACCCAACACCACATATGAGAATCCAAGCCCTATTTTGCTCTCTGAtaggaaggaaagaaaaggcCTCAGTGCCCTAAAAGTCATGTCATCAGAGAGAAAAATGTGGGACACGGTGGATTTCAGTGGGGATGTATCTCCTACAGCTGATGACCACAGTCCACAAGTTGACACCGGTGTTTATTATCGCAAGTCTAAGCCGGACATCAAACCCCTGCCACGATCAAATCCCTCTGCTTCACCAGATGAGAGAAGAGCTACAGATTTGTTGTATGATCTTCCCCGCTACAGGAGCCATGACATCAAACCACCACAAGTTGCCCCACCTCCTATTCCTGTAACACTACCGCCAGAGGAGGCCGTTGGGCTTACAGGACAATAA